AAGTTGCAAACCGGGCAAGCAAGGATTACATCATCCCTGATGCCGCTACGGTGGAGATCAAAGCTGACCAGACATCTACGGTCCAGTTCTTTAATGAAAAACCGGAAAAGCCGGGGAAGCCGGAAAAACCTTCTGTTCCGTCCAATCCTTCCACCCCTCAAAAGCCGGTACCGCAGACCGGGGATGATCCGTATATTTTCCTATATGGCGGACTGTTGGCAGCCGCACTGATTGGCGGCAGCGTATTTGCTGTGTATTATTTCAAAAAGGGAAAATACAGCAGGACTTCCCCGAAAAGAACGGCTGTCGGGATTTCTGTCCTTTCACTCTGCGTTCTGGTGGCTTTTGGCAGCGGTTTTTTGGTGTTCCGTGACTTAAACCAGTATGCCGAGAGTAAAGATGCCTATCAGGATCTTGCCGGATATGTGGAAGTACCGGAGCAGACAGCCTCCCCGGAACAGGCAACCGATCCAACGGAAACAAAACAGGACGATGCCGATATTGTCCTGCCTTCGGTAGACTTTGAAGCGCTCCGTGAAAATGGACCGGACATCATCGGATGGCTTTCCCTTCCTGATACGGTGCTCAATTATCCGGTAACGCAGACCGACAACAACGAATATTACCTGAACCATCTTTATGACGGAACCTATAACAAGGTTGGCTGCCTGTTTGCCGATTATGAAAACCGGGCAGATTTTTCAGACCGCAATACGATCATTTATGGTCATAATATGCGGGATGGTTCCATGTTTGCGCTGCTGAACCGGTACGATGAACAAAGTTACTTTGATGCTCACAGGCAGATGTATCTCGTTACTCCGAAGGGTGGTTATGTCATGGAGATCTTTGCGGCTTTTGCAGCAAAGCCGGAAGAATCCGGCAGTGAAACTTCTCCCTGGCAGCTTTCCTGGAAGGATGACGGTGCTTATACTACCTGGCTTACAGCTATGAAGGAACGTTCTGCGGTGGAAAGTGATGTGACTGTGACCTGCAGCGATAAGGTACTGACCCTTTCTACCTGTACGCCGGGCGGCACAGGACGCTTCCTTGTCATGGGAAAACTCGTGAAAGTAGATAACGAAATATAGATTTTAGACGGTGCGGGGGCAAAAGCTCCCGCACCTGCTGTTTACAAGGAGGATTTTATTTTATGGTAAATACCATTATTTCCATTCCCGGCTATGTCCATCTTTACCGCTCACTTTTGCGGTTTTACGACATGCCGGAAAATGAAGTCCGGGAAATGCTCTATCTTCTGAATACGGCAAACCTGGACTGCTACGAGTATTATCACCCGGACCGCAGTGTGATCCAGAGCGGACCGGTCGCTTTTTGCGGATGGCTGGAAACGAAAGACTGCCGCCCTTACCGCACAGAGGTACAGCTTTACAAATCGCTGCTGTTTTTGAAGCGCAGCATTGACCGTGACCTGATCGTATCAGCTCAGAGGGAGGCTCTGCAAACCCTGCGCTGTATTATCTCCAATCTGGAATACCGCTTTTATAAAGCCTATGGCATGGAGATCGAGGACAAACGCACGGTCTATGGGGAATGTACCTACCGTCTGGTTCCCAGGGAGGACGAACCCAGCGTGTGCCTGATGCACGACTGGATCTACCTGCCAACTGCCTGATGTCACGAATAATATATAAAATATGTGACATATATGAAAACTGTACTGCCTTTCAAAATTTTTGATTTTTGATGTATAAATCAGATTTTTAATGGGAACACTCAAAACAAGAGGAATAGGACCTATTGCAATCATGTCACGAATAATATATAATATTCGTGACATGAAGGGAGGCGGTATTGTGGACAACGGATATACAAAACGAATACGGGAGTGTGTTCTTTCTCTTGAAGATGGAACTGTTTTTGTAATGTCTGATTTTGCGGATATTGCAGATACATCCACTATTCGTCAAAGTTTAAGCCGTTTAGTGCAATCAGGAACATTGCGCCGTATTTTGAAAGGTGTTTATGAAAAACCAAAATATAGCAAACTTCTGGATGAATATGTGGCGGCAGACCCGGAAGCGGTGGCGAACGCATTGGCACGAAGTTATCACTGGACGATTGCCCCATGTGGGAATACAGCATTGAACCTGTTAGGTCTTTCAACACAGGTAACAGCAGTATGGTCCTATATCAGCGATGGTCCATATAAGACCTACGAGTGGAACTCTACAAAGCTGGAATTTAAGCACCGAACCAATAAGGAGATTACCGGATTGTCCTATATGACAAGTTTGGTTATACAGGCATTAAAAACGCTTGGCAAATCGAATGTTACGCCAGAAGTCATACAGATGCTTTCCGAAAAACTGACAGACAAGGATAAACAGGCTTGTTTGAAGGAAGCAACAGAGTCTACGGATTGGGTTTACGATACGATACGACAGATTTGTGGAGGTGAAAAGGTACAATGAGAAATATAGCAAGACTTTCAGATAACGACCGCAGGGAGCTGTTCAGAAATACAGCAGATAAAATGGGACTGAATGATGCCATCGTAGAAAAAGACTTTTGGGTATGTTTTACGCTGGATTATTTATTTCACCGCTCACCATGGAAAGAGTCCATCACCTTTAAGGGAGGTACCAGCCTTTCAAAAGCCTTTCACCTGATCAGCCGGTTTTCAGAAGATATTGATTTGATTCTGGACTGGCGTGTATTGGGATATGGCAAAGATGAACCATGGGAGAAAAGTTCCAATACAAAACAGGATGCTTTTAACAAAGAAGCCAATGCGCGTGCGGAGGTATTTCTGTCCGAAACATTCTGCCCGGCAGTCAAAGCCGGCTTATCCCAGGAAATCGGTTGTGAAGCAAATGTCTACATAGATGAAAAGGATAAACAGACGGTCATTTTCGCCTATCCGCACCTTTTTACAAATACGGCGACCTTACAGGTGATCCGTTTAGAGATTGGTGCGCTGGCAGCGTGGACTCCTGCAAAAACAGCGCAGATCGAACCTTACGCGGCAAAATATTATCCGAAGATTTTTGAGCAAAAAGAAACTGCAATCCTTACCGTTGCCCCGGAACGGACCTTCTGGGAAAAAGCCACAATCCTGCACCATGAAGCGAACAGACCGGAACATTTGGAAATGCCGCAGCGGTATTCCAGACATTATTATGATCTCTACCGCATGGCTGCAACACCGGTTAAAGAAGCTGCTTTTTCCAGGCTTGACCTCCTGAAGAAAGTTGTAGATTTCAAAATGAAATTCTATCCCAGATCATGGGCGAAGTACCCGGAGGCTGTGCCGGGCACATTAAAATTACTCCCGCCGGAATATCGGTTTGCAGCATTGGAAGCGGACTATAACTCTATGCAGGATATGTTGTATGGGGATGTTCCGACATTTGAGACAGTCATAGCAGCGG
This window of the Massilistercora timonensis genome carries:
- a CDS encoding DUF6088 family protein; its protein translation is MDNGYTKRIRECVLSLEDGTVFVMSDFADIADTSTIRQSLSRLVQSGTLRRILKGVYEKPKYSKLLDEYVAADPEAVANALARSYHWTIAPCGNTALNLLGLSTQVTAVWSYISDGPYKTYEWNSTKLEFKHRTNKEITGLSYMTSLVIQALKTLGKSNVTPEVIQMLSEKLTDKDKQACLKEATESTDWVYDTIRQICGGEKVQ
- a CDS encoding nucleotidyl transferase AbiEii/AbiGii toxin family protein, whose amino-acid sequence is MRNIARLSDNDRRELFRNTADKMGLNDAIVEKDFWVCFTLDYLFHRSPWKESITFKGGTSLSKAFHLISRFSEDIDLILDWRVLGYGKDEPWEKSSNTKQDAFNKEANARAEVFLSETFCPAVKAGLSQEIGCEANVYIDEKDKQTVIFAYPHLFTNTATLQVIRLEIGALAAWTPAKTAQIEPYAAKYYPKIFEQKETAILTVAPERTFWEKATILHHEANRPEHLEMPQRYSRHYYDLYRMAATPVKEAAFSRLDLLKKVVDFKMKFYPRSWAKYPEAVPGTLKLLPPEYRFAALEADYNSMQDMLYGDVPTFETVIAAVQELEKEINTL